A stretch of the Actinoalloteichus fjordicus genome encodes the following:
- a CDS encoding MarR family winged helix-turn-helix transcriptional regulator: MHTGDEEDSVSPGAVPAPQPGDDELVTWWGLVIEGYHATQDRLMGEITARFGLAPASFDILIRLIRSPRTRLPMTRLAREAALTSGGFTKVADRLVAADLIRREPCSTDRRITYAVLTEHGRDVAERARAACAQILRQRVLEPLGPAASESLAQAMRTLRSANGDGVEGPAPAAGSGRS, translated from the coding sequence GTGCACACAGGAGACGAGGAAGACTCGGTGAGCCCGGGCGCCGTGCCGGCGCCGCAGCCGGGGGACGATGAGCTGGTGACCTGGTGGGGCCTGGTCATCGAGGGCTATCACGCGACCCAGGACAGACTGATGGGAGAGATCACCGCCCGATTCGGTCTGGCCCCCGCCTCCTTCGACATCCTCATCCGCCTCATCCGCTCACCGCGGACCCGGCTCCCGATGACTCGGCTCGCCAGGGAGGCGGCGCTCACCAGCGGTGGCTTCACCAAGGTCGCCGACCGCCTCGTCGCCGCCGACCTGATCCGGCGGGAGCCCTGCTCGACCGATCGGCGGATCACCTATGCCGTGCTCACCGAACACGGCCGTGACGTGGCCGAGCGTGCGCGGGCCGCGTGCGCGCAGATCCTGCGACAGCGGGTGCTGGAGCCGCTGGGCCCTGCGGCCTCGGAGTCGTTGGCCCAGGCGATGCGCACACTGCGGTCGGCCAACGGCGACGGCGTGGAGGGGCCTGCTCCGGCCGCCGGATCGGGTCGCAGCTGA
- a CDS encoding glycoside hydrolase family 10 protein: MHVSRSRFRARSAVALATAVGLLCSALTVSSASAGTARVDGSTGPSADGEPRQAEQLRGAWVSSVSNIDWPSGAGLSPAAQQQEYVDLLDELVDLRLNAVFVQIRPTADAFWPSPHEPWSQWLTGTQGVDPGYDPLAFLVEEAHARGLEFHAWFNPYRVSTQSDPGRLAPDHPARVNPDWIFRYGTQLYYDPGNPEVRAFVQTAMMDAVENYDIDGVHFDDYFYPYPVSGQTIPDQDTFAEFGGDFTSIADWRRDNINLLVREMGERVEAVKPDVDFGVSPFGIWRNRSSDASGSDTNGLESYSAIFADTRRWIEEGWVDYVTPQVYWEIGHSAADYAVLVPWWADAVAGTGVQLYIGQAAYKVGSNSAWNTAELSEHLTLNQAHPEVGGDVYFSVSSLRTNAAAAIARVVQDHYGEAADPPA; this comes from the coding sequence GTGCACGTGTCCAGATCCCGATTCCGTGCCAGGTCGGCGGTGGCGCTGGCGACTGCGGTCGGCCTGCTCTGCTCCGCGCTCACGGTGTCCTCGGCCTCGGCGGGAACCGCGAGGGTCGACGGCAGCACCGGGCCGTCGGCAGACGGTGAACCTCGGCAGGCGGAGCAGCTGCGGGGCGCCTGGGTGTCCAGTGTGTCCAACATCGACTGGCCGAGCGGCGCGGGCCTCAGCCCGGCGGCACAGCAACAGGAGTACGTCGACCTCCTTGACGAGCTGGTGGACCTGCGCCTCAACGCCGTCTTCGTCCAGATCCGTCCCACGGCCGACGCCTTCTGGCCCTCCCCACACGAACCGTGGTCGCAGTGGCTGACCGGCACGCAGGGCGTGGACCCCGGCTACGATCCGCTCGCGTTCCTCGTCGAGGAGGCCCACGCGCGGGGTCTGGAGTTCCATGCCTGGTTCAATCCCTATCGGGTCAGCACCCAGAGCGATCCGGGCAGGCTGGCCCCGGATCATCCGGCGCGGGTGAACCCGGACTGGATCTTTCGGTACGGCACCCAGCTCTACTACGACCCGGGGAATCCCGAGGTCCGCGCGTTCGTCCAGACGGCGATGATGGACGCGGTCGAGAACTATGACATCGACGGCGTGCACTTCGACGACTACTTCTATCCGTACCCGGTGAGCGGGCAGACGATTCCCGACCAGGACACCTTCGCCGAGTTCGGCGGCGACTTCACCTCGATCGCCGACTGGCGGCGCGACAACATCAACCTGCTGGTGCGGGAGATGGGCGAGCGGGTCGAGGCCGTCAAACCCGATGTCGACTTCGGCGTCAGCCCGTTCGGGATCTGGCGCAACAGGTCCAGCGACGCGAGCGGTTCCGACACCAACGGGCTGGAGTCCTACAGCGCGATCTTCGCCGACACCCGTCGGTGGATCGAGGAGGGCTGGGTCGACTACGTCACTCCGCAGGTCTACTGGGAGATCGGCCACTCCGCCGCCGACTACGCCGTCCTCGTCCCATGGTGGGCCGACGCGGTCGCGGGCACCGGCGTGCAGCTCTACATCGGACAGGCTGCCTACAAGGTCGGCAGCAACTCGGCATGGAACACCGCCGAGCTCAGCGAGCACCTGACACTCAATCAGGCACACCCCGAGGTCGGCGGCGACGTCTACTTCAGCGTGTCCTCCCTGCGCACGAATGCCGCAGCGGCCATCGCACGAGTGGTCCAGGACCACTACGGCGAGGCCGCCGACCCGCCCGCCTAG
- a CDS encoding isochorismatase family protein, with translation MSAVLLLIDVQRNMLEAPEPVPEAALVAPVIENLLVRGRAEGARVIHVRNNGTDDDPDLPGTPGWELVHSPRPGEEVVDKRQADAFEGTGLAELLPEPTTLIVAGMQSDYCVRATSLAAVHRGHHVVLVKGAHATYDDPDEKIPARAVSTEIEQELAAAGVRIVAPADVVYS, from the coding sequence ATGTCTGCCGTGCTGCTGCTCATCGATGTTCAACGCAACATGCTCGAAGCGCCCGAGCCGGTGCCGGAGGCGGCGCTCGTCGCCCCGGTCATCGAGAATCTGCTCGTCCGAGGTCGCGCCGAGGGCGCCAGGGTCATCCACGTCCGCAACAACGGGACCGACGACGACCCGGACCTGCCCGGCACCCCGGGCTGGGAGCTCGTGCACTCGCCCCGGCCGGGCGAGGAGGTCGTCGACAAGCGGCAGGCCGACGCCTTCGAGGGCACCGGGCTGGCCGAACTCCTTCCCGAGCCGACCACCCTGATCGTCGCGGGCATGCAGAGCGACTACTGCGTCCGAGCGACCTCGCTGGCCGCCGTGCACCGAGGACATCACGTGGTGCTCGTCAAGGGCGCGCACGCGACCTACGACGACCCGGACGAGAAGATCCCGGCGCGAGCGGTCTCCACCGAGATCGAGCAGGAGTTGGCAGCGGCAGGCGTCCGGATCGTCGCCCCTGCCGACGTCGTCTACTCCTGA
- a CDS encoding methyltransferase, with translation MHGKPQSGSTTSPEVSPGDHEWLARLPATLSRAEILEVNKAKSDVHTWRRHEYNGWAFDVPPGVFLPGGTSRVLHDRLLDGTIALADRSYAAMGAGLGVEAVIAGMRGAREVVVLDVHADSVRVAAEHYARLAAPESASEFEALTSDLFDAVAPGTRFDVVTFNPPAVSLRTSEVPDVVRNVCVGRTIVDRFVDQLVDRDLLAVGGSAFLLLSNTADLRGAIDYALRRGLLVETVHVQTWGDAVLTYLFRLSGVRP, from the coding sequence ATGCACGGGAAGCCGCAGTCCGGCAGCACCACGTCGCCCGAGGTGTCGCCGGGTGATCACGAGTGGCTCGCCCGACTGCCCGCCACGCTGTCGCGGGCCGAGATCCTCGAGGTCAACAAGGCGAAGAGCGATGTGCACACCTGGCGACGCCACGAGTACAACGGCTGGGCCTTCGACGTCCCGCCGGGCGTGTTCCTGCCGGGCGGGACGAGCAGGGTGCTGCACGACCGGCTGCTCGACGGCACCATCGCCCTGGCAGACCGCTCGTATGCCGCGATGGGCGCAGGCCTCGGCGTCGAGGCGGTGATCGCGGGGATGCGGGGCGCTCGCGAGGTCGTCGTCCTCGACGTACACGCCGACAGCGTGCGCGTGGCCGCCGAGCACTACGCCCGGCTGGCGGCCCCCGAGTCCGCCTCGGAGTTCGAGGCTCTCACCTCGGATCTGTTCGACGCGGTCGCGCCGGGCACGCGGTTCGACGTCGTGACCTTCAATCCTCCCGCGGTGAGTCTGCGCACCAGCGAGGTGCCCGACGTGGTGCGCAACGTGTGCGTGGGTCGGACCATCGTGGATCGGTTCGTGGACCAGCTCGTCGACCGTGATCTGCTGGCCGTCGGCGGCTCGGCGTTTCTGCTCCTGTCCAACACCGCCGACCTGCGGGGCGCGATCGACTATGCGTTGCGGCGCGGACTTCTTGTGGAGACGGTGCACGTGCAGACCTGGGGCGACGCGGTGCTGACCTACCTGTTCCGCTTGAGCGGAGTCCGGCCGTAG
- a CDS encoding pyridoxal-phosphate dependent enzyme — protein sequence MYDHVTDAVKRPAMISVDSDLVCVRFETMKMYSALGAVRALLDSGRVRPGDTLIDSSSGIYAYALALACHRHGMRCHIVGSTTVDRVLQVQLEILGATVELVRPSTSLRLDQNLRVRRIAELLRENPSYHWMRQYHDSIHYSGYAEVARQIGEELPDGPLSIVGAVGTGASTGAIASWLRASGRDVQLVGVQPFGSVTFGSEHLADAEILIAGIGSSIEFQNVRHELYDRIHWLSFDYAMSGAVGLLRSNAVFAGLSAGAAYLAARWEHRLDGVRRQVFIAADTGHRYVETAFSRHAEAHEVDKLEPLEVESVRELARPWSAMNWAGRPAPQPAGAGRGVR from the coding sequence ATGTATGACCATGTCACGGATGCCGTCAAACGGCCCGCGATGATCTCGGTGGACTCGGACCTGGTCTGCGTCCGATTCGAGACGATGAAGATGTACTCGGCATTGGGCGCGGTGCGTGCGCTGCTGGACTCGGGCCGGGTGCGACCCGGCGACACGCTGATCGACTCGTCCAGCGGCATCTACGCTTATGCGCTGGCCTTGGCGTGTCATCGCCACGGGATGCGGTGTCACATCGTCGGGTCGACGACGGTGGACCGGGTGTTGCAGGTCCAACTGGAGATCCTGGGAGCCACGGTGGAACTGGTCCGGCCGTCCACCAGCCTGCGGCTGGATCAGAATCTCCGGGTTCGCCGCATCGCTGAGCTGTTACGGGAGAATCCGTCGTATCACTGGATGCGGCAGTATCACGACTCCATTCACTATTCGGGATATGCCGAGGTAGCGCGTCAAATCGGCGAGGAGCTGCCCGACGGGCCGTTGAGCATCGTCGGCGCGGTGGGCACCGGGGCGTCGACCGGGGCGATCGCCTCGTGGCTGCGGGCCTCGGGGCGCGACGTGCAGCTGGTGGGGGTGCAGCCTTTCGGCAGCGTGACCTTCGGCAGCGAGCATCTCGCCGACGCGGAGATCCTCATCGCCGGAATCGGCAGTTCGATCGAGTTCCAGAATGTGCGACACGAGCTGTACGACCGCATTCACTGGCTGTCCTTCGACTATGCGATGTCGGGGGCCGTCGGCCTGTTGCGGTCCAACGCGGTGTTCGCCGGGCTCTCGGCGGGAGCGGCCTACCTGGCCGCGCGATGGGAGCACCGGCTCGACGGTGTTCGTAGACAGGTCTTCATTGCGGCGGACACCGGCCACCGCTATGTGGAGACGGCGTTCAGCAGACATGCCGAGGCGCACGAGGTGGACAAGCTGGAGCCCCTGGAGGTCGAGTCCGTGCGGGAGCTGGCCCGGCCCTGGTCGGCGATGAACTGGGCGGGCAGGCCTGCCCCGCAGCCCGCCGGGGCCGGGCGGGGTGTCCGGTGA
- a CDS encoding Rossmann-like domain-containing protein produces the protein MASNRRSAESGTMAAGATTLAELAESVLAGELGPPPSELTATSAFWLRHTTRLAGSAATYLNHYVLLRVGGAFGASSFETGEVAADFCEGVAGRVLAELIADERPAVRVAALDAYLGEVRPHRTAAAAQATTLPAGTPEQRAAARDAAVAGLLDIEPGARVALIGVVNPLVAAIRERGGVPLPCDFNLRATAWGDPVAESMATVLAEADAVVATGMTLSNGTFDPLLSTCRERGLPLVVYAQTGSAVVREFLGAGVTALSAEPFPFSQFSAETTTVYRYRA, from the coding sequence GTGGCGTCGAACAGGCGGTCGGCAGAGAGCGGAACCATGGCGGCGGGAGCGACGACGCTGGCGGAGCTGGCCGAGTCGGTGCTGGCAGGTGAGCTGGGCCCGCCACCGTCGGAGTTGACGGCCACCAGCGCGTTCTGGCTTCGGCACACGACGCGGCTGGCAGGCTCGGCGGCGACGTATCTCAATCACTACGTGCTGCTGCGGGTCGGCGGCGCCTTCGGGGCCAGCTCCTTCGAGACGGGAGAGGTGGCCGCCGACTTCTGCGAGGGCGTGGCGGGCCGGGTGCTGGCGGAGTTGATCGCCGACGAGCGGCCTGCGGTCCGGGTGGCGGCGTTGGACGCCTACCTGGGCGAGGTGCGGCCGCATCGGACGGCGGCCGCCGCCCAGGCCACCACACTGCCCGCCGGGACGCCGGAGCAGCGGGCGGCGGCGCGAGACGCGGCCGTGGCAGGACTGCTCGACATCGAGCCGGGGGCACGGGTGGCCCTGATCGGCGTGGTGAACCCGCTGGTCGCCGCGATCCGGGAGCGGGGCGGGGTGCCGCTGCCCTGCGATTTCAACCTGCGGGCCACCGCATGGGGCGATCCGGTCGCCGAGTCGATGGCGACCGTGCTCGCCGAGGCGGACGCGGTGGTGGCCACGGGGATGACGTTGAGCAACGGCACCTTCGACCCGCTGCTGTCGACCTGCCGGGAGCGCGGACTGCCGCTGGTCGTGTACGCACAGACCGGCAGCGCGGTGGTCCGGGAGTTCCTCGGCGCCGGGGTCACGGCCTTGTCGGCGGAGCCGTTCCCGTTCTCGCAGTTCAGTGCGGAGACCACGACGGTGTACCGCTATCGGGCGTGA